TGATACTTTCCTTCCTGTCCCATTAAATACTGGatatatgaaaatatttcaaaataccaTCACTTCATGACATACAAGATTGATTTGAGGACAAAAACCACGGGTAGAACATTCTATGACATTATTAACTTGATTTTTactatgtttcccccaaaataaggcagggtcttattttattttgaccccccccaaaaataaacccttggtcttatttttggggaggtcttattatttttgaggtgcaggaggcggagagcgtggtcacctcatggctgctgctgtgttgcaatatttttagagGGGGCTTATTTTTGAAGGAGGGattattttttagagtataagatgtaccggagtataaaatgcaccaagtttttgaagaggtaaattaaaaaaaaaagtttttgcactctgcaaacgtcccaaaaatggcccgtttttcacaaaaacgggcccattattttctccaaaacaagcctttaggagacttgcagagtgctcctgggaggtggcccccgcaaaaaacaagcaaaaatggcccaatattttgcgaaaacgggcccgtttttgtcaaacaaaatggaatgcatagcctttaggaggtttacagagtactcctgggggctggggagacaaaactgagcaaaaaatggcccgtttttcactaatttctgccctccccagcagctctcagaaagcctcctaaaagctatgcacagccattttggtgaaggggcgggatttcgggaggcaaaaaatgctgtattcagtgtataagatccacccagattttcagcctcttctttgagggaaaagggtgcgtcttatactctgaaaaatgcgatattttagcgcatgctctcaaaagcccgattgggcttactatccaggaaggtcttattttcggggaaacagagtAAAAAGTACAATTTGGGTAAGGGAAGATTCTGGGACAACATGCATGGCTTGGATGGGTTGTATTTTCCAAGTCCTGGTAGTTTGCAAAGGGTGAGAAACAGAGGTGGAGCCAATACTTGAGTTCCTCCTCACTCTATGCTTCCAACTAGAATGTAATGTATTTTGCCCTTCAGGTAAGCAAGGTTAACTTCCTCCCTCGGTTGCCAATCAaaagtatttcttttaaaacaaacaatcgAGGAGAGAAAATAAAGCACCCTTGTACTTTATTTTCAGGCTACTCACACGTGCGAAGTCAAATGCATATCTATAAATAAGCTTAAAATTCATAGGCTCGTTTAATAAAGATCTCAGGTAATCCAAAGAATTTCTTAGCTTCTCTGTTGTGTCACACCTGTAAAATTAATAATGGTCATGAATAGCGATTAAAATGTAATGAGAGAGAGATTGCTGCAATCACCCCACCAGTTGTAAATcccttgtttttaaaatgtgaaacgTCTCTTTCCAAAACAACTCCCACAAAATTACAATGCACAGCAGCCTTTCTTCACTTAGTGTGTGAGAGAAATCCATCTACTGCACCCGAGGGGAAGGTCTAGGGCAGTCTCCTAAGGCATGGGGGGCATAGTAAATTGCTCCACCCAGAAGGAGGGAATGGGCTTTAACCCCCATGACTTGAGACCTAATGGGAGAAGGATTTCAGGGGACAGAAGGATCATTAGCTGCTATAGGTTCTGGAGGCAGGCAGTGTATAAGTGAGTGCAAGAGAGACAAATGGCAAATGggccagggaggggggcatggcgATGGCTATTCTTGAGACTCTGACTACAACAGGAAGTCCTTAAAAACCAGTTGTTCCACAATGTTTTAGGCCCCAAAGTATTCCTGTTAAGATAAGCTTTTAAATACTGAAATGCTCCCAATTTTATTgactatatttcttttcttctttgtcaTCCGCCTCAAGTCTTGTGGAATGAACAGTAAATAAAATCACATAAATATTCagaaaaagatagcaatagcacttaagacttatatactgcttcacactgCTTTATAGCATTCTCTGAGATGTTTACAAATATCtgcatctttcccccaacaatctgggtccccattttacccgaACTGGGAAGgatggttgagtcaaccttgagcgggtcaggatcaaactcctggcagtgggcagagttggcctgcagttccaactgcattctaaccactgcaccgcaGCTCCTAGATGTTACATACATCTTCACAAAATTATTGGATAAGAcagtacagttttttttttaactttatacaGACATGCAAGATCAACTTTACAAGAGGACAATGATCGCTATTTCACATTTGTTAATAGAAATAATACTTACTGCAAGGATGTCATTCCTTTTAGCCATTCTTGCAGTGTAAAATAGCCCATATTCTGAGCATCCAATTTCCAAGCCAACACAAGCATGGCTACCTGgtttaaaaataagcaaaagaTTCCAAAGTTCATATAAGAATTTTGATTTCTTCAATGCTTTTCTTAATGCATCTCATTTTCAAAACCTTATATTGGCGACCAGTGATAGGGCAGAAGGGATACACAGCTCCATTTTTTCCAACTATTTAGACTTCAAAAAGTGCAGGGAATATTCCAGTGCTGGCATTCAAGGGATGAGTGGAAAGACAAAAATATCTGAACCATAAAAAAGAAAGATGACTGCCAAAAGTTTATTTCTTCTGTTCAGCAAAACGTAATAAATATAATATCGAATCATTTCAATGGGCCACTTTCATATCATGATTAGCGTAAAGCCGTCAAATGGTAAATGCATCTAATTTCTGCCCCATATATGCCCAATGTTCCGTCTCATTGGTAGGTAAAGAAGTGACTTTCTTGTTGTAGCTTGTTAACAGAGCAAATTTTTAAGTATGCCATCCAAATGCAAGTCAACAATGTTTCTGGATGTATTCCTAAGCAAACTGGAAAATATACATCCATACACTATAACATACATCTTGCATGCATGGACACATGGAACCATTTGCTACAATTATCTAGTCACCACTGGAAGTTGTGCACTAGAGCTGCCCACGTGCTAGAGGAACCATATTTGCCATTTAATTACACAATGGATAAACACACTGCGCCAGCACTATCAATGAGCTAGGTTTAGGATAGAGCGACAGAACAAACAAATCACAAGGTTCTTTTGTTAAAAGATGGAAATGGGTGAAGCACAAACTGATTCTCTCCTACCAATAAATGAATTTGAACGTACGTTTTCTGGCTCAACCCCTATGTCCTCACAGAACTTCTCCATTCCTTCAGGACCCACAACGTCATCTGTCCCTACAAGTAAATGACAAAGATTATTTTCTACTCAAAAGTTACAATCACTTGATTATTAAAGTCCAAATGACTGGACCATACAAAAAGAGCAGCTCTTACAAGGATGGGATTTCTTGAACACTGCTTAGGCACACAGCAGGAAGTGCAGGTCCAAAGATCAAAAACTCCTTTCTCTATCTCAATCCCACAAGATACAGCTGTCACAACATGCAAATATTCAAAGAGCCCAAAGGTTCCTCAAAACAGAATCAAatgttattatttactttattgcaGATTCACATCCATTGCTCCAATTAACCAAAAAAGAGATACTCTTCAAATGTTTAAAATACAGCACCTCAAAGCCACTTTTGAATGTTCAAAAATGGATCTATTAAGTATCTGCAAAACTGACTATAATTTCAAGTCAAAACTAAAACTGCACTTTTGGAGAAAGGTAGAATGATGTGAAGTCATTCTCATTTCATTTAATTAGTACGTTGATATTTTAATACTTCAAATTGATTTTTCCTCTTAAATTCTTGCTTAGAAATATTTAAGAAATGTGCGGATGTGAACACTTGCCTGCATATTCATAGAACCATTCTAAACACCTTTTACTTGAAAACATATCATCTTCTGACCTTATTCTGGTAGAATCATATTTTCTGTACACgctgaaataaaagagaaaaagcttAAGAACATGGTATTCCCAGTTCTATAAAATGATATGCCAGTGTCATATCATTTTAGATTGCAAGCCTTTGAAGTAACTTCTTATCCCTGGCCAACCCACTCACTTTCAGAGTTCTGACACTGTGAATAAATTTTATAAGGTCATTTGCAGAACTTCCAAATTCTACACTCAAATTTAAAGCACTTTCAAAACAGGCCTTAACACAGATGCAACGGATGGCCTGATCCTGGAAAAAGACACGGCTGCTTTATGAAATCAGCTGCAACTCTTACAGCacaaggaattttttttctgatttgctctgaagcccagaaaaaaaaattaggctGCTTCAATGAATAGAAATGCTGTGTGCTGAATTGAGATCCAAAACATTTCTTCCCAACTATTTTCATGTACAACCAGAAGCAGGAAACAAATCTTCCTTACCAAATCTTATTTCACTTACTTACTACAAATTAAGCTCACCGTTGTGAGATTTCTGTTTTGTAAGGTTCTTTAAACATTTTGCCACTCGCTCACCATAATCAAAGTGTGTAGACAACATAGGTCAAATTATAAAACCTATGGAGAAATCTGTCCTCCaaaataatttcttatggaaGAACAGGTAGCATTGACGATAACTCTTAAAAGAATGAGAGTATATCGTGCCAGGTATGCAGAGCGTAAGAAAGCCTAGAAATCTCATTTAAATAAGCTGCTGATGGAGTTGATCAACCACCTTCTCCTGCTTTGCTGCCCTTCCGAATGTCATGTTTCTTAATTGAATAATGACCGAATAGGAAAGATTATGTACCCATCGTGTCTACTTTTTTTAGCTGTCAGATCATCTCCCGTTGTAGGTCGCCTTTTTTTTCTTGGCGGCATCACTTTGCTGAAGCTGTCTGATGAACTGCAAGATCTCAGGTTTCCTGCAAGGGAATGtaggaaaaagagacagacatAGGTAGATGTTATTTAATTATCTTATTTCATCAAGTTATGCTTTCTCACAAAATTTTGAGGCAGCTTATCAATCAAACGTAAGACTTTTTAGACCACACTGAAACATCAGCAGAGAAAATTCAGAtgtgcaaggctcctaaaggcctAATATAATATACAAATGTATAATACATTAGCATCTGTATTGTTCGGGGGTTTTGTAGCATGTTTTGTGAACTCCGTTACAACAGTTGGTGTACTGGTGGTTATGATTTACATGTTGTGCGAACTCAGCCACTCTGATCTATTCACTGAAGATAAGTAAACAAACCATGATTAATCAAATGTTTTTAGCATAGCCTACAGCAATCTACTGTGTTAATAGAACATTTACTAGATATAGAAAGTAATTGATATAACAATATTAAATAACTGAATAGACATTGTCACAGCTTTAAAACAATTGATCACATCATTTTATAAATCCTGGGAAGAATCTCTCCTCCATTTTGATAGAAATTAGATATAAATTTGCCTAACAAATGAAAACTTAATAAGGTTTCCTTTTCACTCAACATTCTTAAAAATTCTGTGATGCATAAAAAACACAAGAACTTTACCTGTTTGGTGATCGTCTTGACTAGTATCTTCTGTCAAAttctgggaaaaaaattaaattaattaactgGGAGTTTGGATATTGCTTTGTAGGTTCAAATATTGACAGCAATCTCATTCTGGCCTACTACTTTCCCTCATCAGATTTAAAGGTCAAAGATTACAATCAGTTACGACTGACTCTCTTATCTGAGGGAAAACATCTGAACTTTCTGCTATAAATTATTCTGGATCAAATTTCttaagtgtttttaaaaaatggtcattGATATTCTTGTTTTGTTATTTCTCTTTAATTGCTGCAAAACGCATGGGTTCAACAAAGTTCTAGATTTCATCTCACTTCTAAGAATTTCAAACAACTTATGCATATagacaaatactgtatttttcagagtataagacgcactggagtataacacacaccaagattttgaagaagtaattttaaaaaaaatgtttttgcaggcctcccaaaccctctgcatgccttactttttgtgaaaaatggggcatgcagagagtttgagaggcctgtaaagtgctcctgggagctgggggcaGGGGcataaacaagcaaaaaaagcctgctttttgcaaaaaaaccagggcatgcataggttttgggaggcttgcagagtactcctgggggttggggggcaaaaacgagcaaaaaatggcccgtttatcactcatttttgccctccccagtccccaggagcactttgcaggcctcccaaagcctatgcatgtccatttttgtgaagggggcggagttttgggaggccaaaaatgctgtattcagtgtataagacgcacccatattttctccctcttttttttggggggggaggtgtgtcttattCTCCAAACAATCGGGTAATGAATAATACATTGTAGCCTGATTTTCCCCCCAAAGTCAACAAGATAAATGCAGTCTGATTGTAACTGATATTAACCGTGGGATTAAATGTTCCTTTGGATTAAAATAATAGAGGAATTGGATATAAAAGGTCTAGACTTGGAGCAACCaagtgccctccagatgttttgaattaTATCAAGTAAAGGAAGGTCCAGAACAAGCTCAAGCATGTGCTAGAAGTCTATTTTAGACTAACTGTTTGAAAAGATGGAGTGAAAATCTCTGGATTGTAAGATATGAGATCCACCAAATGAACAAAGGCAACGTTGGAGTTTTACTTCCCTCAAAGACCTGCGTGCATGATTTTAAACCTATCTCCTTTTCTTGGTTCACCCATTGGAAGCCAGATGGAGTATGTCCAAGGAGGTTATTGCCATTAGCAGGAAGCATGTGGGAAAAAGATTGCTGGTGCTGGTTTAGCCAAAGAACAGAGAGTGAGAAAAGCatcttaacagaataatagagttggaagggcttTGGAAATTTTCTAATACAAGCCCTTGTACAAGGAGGAGACTATATCATTCTGGCTGCcgaatcttttcttaaaaaccttcagtggcAGAGCgcacacaacttctgaatgcaacccattccactagttaattgttctcactgcgaggaaatttctgcttaggtctaggttggttctctccttgattaatttccatccattttttcttgtcttgcccttcacgtgctttagagaataggttggtcctctcttctttgtggcagcctctcacatattggaaaactgctatcatgtcacccataggCCTaattttcactagactagacatagccaattcctgcaactgttcttcatatgtttagcacccccacccacccccaatcatctttgttcctcttctctgcactttttccaaagtctctacattttttttttaatattgtggagTCCAAAACTGGACCCGATATTCCAGGTAtgatcttactaaggttttataaagcgaTACTAACATCTCACATGATGTTGATTCTATCtccattaatgcagcctaggattgcattgaccTTTTTGGGTACAGTACAATGAATTCCCTTTTATTCACTCATCTAAAtccttatgaagatattgaagaatactgggcctaagaaAGAACTTGGGGTACCCCACTCCTTATTTCTTTCCATATAGGTGTAGTTCTATTAAGGAGTACACGTTGAGTGAGGTTTgtaagccagttacaaatccatctgatggcgatgctgtctatcccacatttttctaacttacTAAGAAGTAGGTGgtagtctactttgtcaaatgcctaactgaaatctaagtatactatgtccacagcatttcaatggtccactaatttagtcactttgtcaaagaacgaAATAAAATGTgcttggcatgatctgtttttgacaaacccatactGGCTTCTGATTATAAATATGACTTGCTTCTAAGTGTTCGCAGATCAAttgtttattatcttttccaggatcttcccaagTATTGATTTCAGGTTGATTGGACTGTAGTTTCCTagatcaattcccccccccccctttttgaaattgggaactacatcagctcttttccaagtCTCTGGTAGTTCTTCAATGCTCCAGGATCATTGAAAGAACTGGTTCAAAAGTTCCAAGATCACCCCTGACCACTCCTTCAGACCTCTGGGATGTAAtacatctggtcctggtgattgaaTTCATCTAAAGTGACAGgtattctcttaccattttcttgcctattttaaattgtattcctaGTTCTTTTACGGTTCTGTTTTTGGCAGTTTGTGCTATTTTTCCCCTCTGGCTTGAAGACAGATGCAAATAATGAATTAAGTAGCTCTGCTTTCTGCCTGTCATCctcacttccttgccatcttctcccatttGTAATTAGTGAATTCGCTTCATTTCTCCATCTGTGAAACCACCACAAAAATCAACACTTTGCTAATTCTCAGTTCCTGTTGTAAATGCTTCAACAAGTGACCATATCATTGTGTTAGGCTGCCTAATGCTTCCAGAAAGAAAGGGGCAGAGTAATAGCTTGATACGTGTTTTAATGTCTTATTTATATTCGATACATTTATACAtgtattttgaaagaaataagCAGCTCTGAATAACCTAAGAATCCTTATGATCAGAAATTCAATTGTgttatattaaaatacacaaacaaGTATATATCTAAATAATGTAACTAAATATAACTAAAACTTCAAAGTATTAAAACTTACTA
The DNA window shown above is from Thamnophis elegans isolate rThaEle1 chromosome 9, rThaEle1.pri, whole genome shotgun sequence and carries:
- the DCUN1D4 gene encoding DCN1-like protein 4 isoform X1, which produces MHSDAAAVNFQLNSHLSTLANIHKIYHTLNRLNLTEDTSQDDHQTGNLRSCSSSDSFSKVMPPRKKRRPTTGDDLTAKKSRHDGVYRKYDSTRIRSEDDMFSSKRCLEWFYEYAGTDDVVGPEGMEKFCEDIGVEPENVAMLVLAWKLDAQNMGYFTLQEWLKGMTSLQCDTTEKLRNSLDYLRSLLNEPMNFKLIYRYAFDFAREKDQRSLDMNTAKCMLGLLLGKTWPLFPVFHQFLEQSKYKVINKDQWCNVLEFSRSINLDLSNYDEDGAWPVLLDEFVEWYKEKQMT